Proteins from a genomic interval of Pseudodesulfovibrio nedwellii:
- the thiS gene encoding sulfur carrier protein ThiS: protein MIVVLNGKEVNVTEGMTILALLESKDVSPQVVVVERNGDIVPGENFDTTSLNDGDHLEVLRFVGGG, encoded by the coding sequence ATGATTGTCGTTCTGAATGGCAAGGAAGTAAATGTGACGGAGGGGATGACGATCCTCGCTCTGCTCGAAAGCAAAGATGTTTCGCCGCAAGTTGTCGTGGTAGAGCGGAATGGTGACATCGTGCCCGGTGAAAACTTCGATACTACTTCGCTCAATGATGGGGACCATTTAGAGGTTCTTCGTTTTGTGGGTGGAGGTTAG
- a CDS encoding SH3 domain-containing protein, which produces MRKIAILTATIVCLLVMAVAQAFAFGEIRYTDRPLNLRDGRSPKAKWVGNLYAGQKVRIAHSRDGWVAIYEPDATDGSEGAAIGFSNAKYLQKKRTRYEPKELGELVYTYRALNVRTKPDVSGRKVETLKAGTHVRIDFPDGDWARVFLPNATIRSNLNGLGYSSVKYFKPASKKTLAKATKVSKPQPIQVEEDIPVVTEPDDVVSGQGQVSGNVATTPPPTPVAAPKPKFVTATTLINVHADRTTGSSLNRTLKPGDTVQVGLLQHGWYAVFNRNELVLIEGRAIGYSLQSIMDKGTRAATGQSRELALSAGPAPTVSTKSVSKSTAPVSKPKPVAASTSKSSASGQKTITIDRKKFAKTKKPDPTPNKTAHGYKYRVMEKSETRQLGEAWITLKVFMSTTKKPTRDSLKDFSTTLWKENRRVTKNVAVLIYLPGMDVEDLAYGVIKFDDKQLLEIWVREATLFGTQFL; this is translated from the coding sequence ATGCGAAAAATAGCGATACTTACGGCGACCATCGTTTGTCTCCTTGTGATGGCAGTTGCACAGGCCTTTGCGTTTGGTGAAATTCGGTACACGGATAGGCCTTTGAATTTACGAGATGGTCGGTCTCCCAAGGCAAAATGGGTCGGTAATCTGTATGCTGGCCAAAAAGTCAGAATAGCTCATTCACGTGACGGTTGGGTGGCTATATATGAGCCGGATGCAACGGATGGGAGCGAAGGCGCGGCCATTGGTTTTTCCAATGCGAAATATCTTCAGAAAAAACGGACGCGGTACGAACCCAAAGAGTTGGGGGAATTGGTATATACCTATCGCGCATTGAATGTTCGGACAAAACCGGATGTCAGTGGCAGGAAGGTTGAAACGCTTAAGGCCGGAACGCATGTGCGCATTGATTTCCCTGACGGAGATTGGGCCCGTGTCTTTTTGCCAAATGCCACCATTCGATCCAATTTAAATGGCCTTGGTTACAGCAGTGTCAAATATTTCAAACCAGCTAGCAAAAAGACATTGGCCAAGGCGACTAAAGTCTCCAAGCCACAGCCGATTCAGGTTGAAGAAGACATACCTGTGGTGACTGAGCCAGATGATGTCGTCAGTGGTCAGGGACAAGTCAGCGGCAATGTGGCAACAACTCCGCCACCAACTCCTGTAGCAGCACCCAAACCGAAGTTTGTCACGGCAACGACATTGATCAATGTGCATGCTGACCGGACAACTGGTTCGTCTTTGAACAGGACTTTGAAACCGGGCGATACGGTTCAGGTCGGATTGTTGCAGCATGGTTGGTATGCCGTGTTTAATCGTAATGAATTAGTCCTAATAGAAGGACGGGCTATCGGTTATTCCTTGCAATCCATTATGGATAAGGGGACGCGGGCGGCGACGGGTCAATCACGGGAACTGGCGTTATCTGCTGGACCTGCGCCGACAGTTTCTACAAAGTCGGTTTCAAAATCTACTGCACCTGTCTCTAAACCTAAACCAGTTGCCGCATCGACTTCAAAGTCTTCGGCGAGTGGGCAGAAGACGATTACCATTGATCGGAAAAAATTTGCCAAAACGAAAAAGCCTGATCCCACACCGAACAAAACGGCTCACGGATACAAGTATCGTGTAATGGAAAAGTCGGAAACCAGGCAGCTTGGTGAGGCATGGATTACCCTTAAAGTATTCATGTCTACCACGAAGAAACCGACGCGTGATTCACTCAAGGATTTTTCGACCACTTTGTGGAAGGAAAACCGCAGGGTCACAAAGAATGTGGCTGTGCTTATTTATCTGCCTGGTATGGATGTCGAAGATTTGGCTTATGGAGTGATAAAGTTCGACGACAAGCAGCTTCTTGAAATATGGGTTCGTGAAGCCACATTGTTTGGCACCCAGTTTCTTTAA
- a CDS encoding OmpH family outer membrane protein, with protein MKIMKISLAMFGLFLLLGGTALAQTSKVGFVNPQRIINESKIGRIAQDDLARLGREKDRRVRDALAVVESLQESLKVETISVTEQQSKEEEMRLAVRDYERLVKNSNMEIQSEERRLIQFVMRRADSYLRTIAKEMGFTLILTDPEIIGFVADSMDITDRVIRELNSMM; from the coding sequence ATGAAAATTATGAAAATATCTCTGGCCATGTTTGGTTTGTTCCTGCTTTTAGGTGGAACGGCTTTGGCCCAGACGTCCAAGGTGGGATTTGTTAATCCTCAGCGGATTATCAATGAATCCAAAATTGGCAGGATCGCTCAGGATGATCTGGCGCGGCTCGGTAGAGAGAAGGACCGGAGAGTTCGGGATGCCTTAGCCGTTGTTGAGTCGTTGCAGGAGAGCCTCAAGGTGGAAACCATTTCCGTGACTGAGCAGCAATCCAAGGAAGAAGAGATGCGTTTGGCCGTTCGAGATTATGAACGCTTGGTAAAAAACAGCAATATGGAAATTCAGAGCGAGGAGCGCCGTCTTATTCAATTTGTCATGCGACGGGCAGATTCGTATCTCAGGACCATTGCCAAGGAAATGGGGTTTACCTTGATCCTGACAGACCCGGAAATTATCGGGTTTGTAGCTGATTCCATGGATATTACGGATCGCGTTATCCGTGAACTTAATTCGATGATGTAG